A single region of the Raphanus sativus cultivar WK10039 chromosome 1, ASM80110v3, whole genome shotgun sequence genome encodes:
- the LOC130494263 gene encoding phenylacetaldehyde reductase-like isoform X2, whose product MNGGGKVVCVTGASGYIASWIVKLLLLRGYTVRATVRNPSFGLSKIEHLLALEGAKERLKLFKADLLEECSFEQAIEGCDAVFHTASPVKFIVTDPQTELIDPAVKGTINVLNTCKKTSSVKRVILTSSTVAVLIRQPPLGPNDVVDETFFSDPNYCMETKFWYPLSKTLAENAAWQFAKDNGMDLIALVPGFIIGPLLQPTLNYSVEKIVDIINGKNPFYSINYRFVDVRDVALAHVKALETPSANGRYIMDGPSMTIYDIKETMRKLFPDLCIANTIEEVEIKEYTYKVDVGKVKSLGVEFTPPESSLRDTIVSLKEKCLL is encoded by the exons ATGAACGGGGGAGGAAAAGTGGTCTGCGTCACCGGAGCTTCTGGTTACATAGCTTCTTGGATTGTTAAGCTTTTGCTGCTCCGTGGCTACACCGTCAGGGCTACCGTTCGAAACCCAAGTTT CGGACTCAGCAAAATAGAACATCTTCTTGCACTTGAGGGTGCAAAAGAAAGACTTAAACTGTTCAAAGCAGATCTTTTGGAAGAATGTTCCTTTGAGCAAGCTATCGAAGGTTGTGATGCCGTCTTCCATACAGCTTCTCCGGTTAAGTTCATCGTCACGGATCCTCAG ACTGAGCTGATAGATCCAGCCGTAAAGGGTACTATTAACGTCCTTAACACATGCAAGAAAACTTCCTCAGTCAAAAGAGTCATTCTAACGTCGTCCACGGTTGCGGTTCTTATTCGTCAACCACCTTTGGGGCCAAACGACGTGGTGGACGAAACCTTCTTCTCCGATCCAAATTATTGCATGGAAACAAAG TTCTGGTATCCACTGTCAAAGACTTTGGCTGAGAATGCAGCGTGGCAATTTGCCAAAGACAACGGAATGGACTTGATCGCGCTAGTTCCAGGATTTATAATCGGGCCACTTTTGCAACCTACCCTTAATTATTCGGTAGAGAAAATTGTAGATATTATAAATGGTAAGAACCCTTTCTACTCTATAAACTACAGGTTCGTGGACGTGAGAGATGTTGCTTTGGCTCATGTCAAAGCGTTGGAGACTCCTTCGGCCAATGGCAGATACATAATGGATGGCCCAAGTATGACGATATACGACATTAAAGAGACTATGCGTAAATTATTTCCAGATTTGTGTATTGCTAATAC GATAGAAGAAGTTGAGATAAAAGAATATACTTACAAAGTGGATGTGGGGAAAGTGAAGAGCTTGGGAGTTGAGTTCACTCCTCCCGAATCAAGCCTTAGAGACACTATCGTTAGCCTCAAGGAAAAATGTCTCTTATGA
- the LOC108815296 gene encoding transcription factor PIF3 isoform X3 → MVEEIPMSVPSLMTGLSQDDDLVPWLNPHHQSLDGYCSDFLHDVSPVAVDEQESEDAFPLFQRRDNGNESAPPADSTSLQFNGFQSHSLYGSGRARDPPVSQPAKPDPSTSNKPGLINFSHFLRTAASAKTNDSPPGSKEKSPQCPPNVFQTRVLGAKEVLNESVMPKDNQKACLVSEDSNRKDQESEKAVVCSSVGSGNSPSESPLKRKHPPDVQDIECHSEDVEGESGDGRKEAAPSRTGMGSKRSRSAEVHNLSERRRRDRINEKMRALQELIPNCNKVDKASMLDEAIEYLKSLQLQVQFMSMASGYYMPPVMFPPGMGHHYQAAAMAMGMGMPYAMGLPDINRGGPSVNNAPQFQFPGMQQPVTMALPRVSAGGLFGSSTVEMNKSGDGSTRDLPGTNDQTTTKSNNGLKPIKRKQASPPDQFCGSS, encoded by the exons ATGGTGGAGGAGATCCCAATGTCAGTGCCCTCACTAATGACGGGTTTGAGTCAAGACGATGACTTGGTTCCGTGGCTGAATCCTCATCATCAATCCCTAGATGGATACTGCTCTGATTTCTTGCATGATGTTTCTCCTGTTGCTGTCGATGAGCAAGAGAGCGAAGATGCTTTCCCGTTGTTTCAGAGGAGAGACAATGGCAATGAATCAGCTCCCCCTGCTGATTCTACTTCATTACAGTTCAACGGTTTCCAATCACATTCTCTGTATGGAAGCGGTAGAGCTAGAGATCCTCCTGTTAGCCAACCAGCAAAACCGGATCCATCAACTAGTAACAAGCCTGGTTTGATCAACTTCTCGCATTTCTTACGCACTGCAGCTTCGGCTAAGACCAATGATTCTCCTCCTGGCTCTAAAGAGAAGAGCCCTCAATGCCCGCCGAATGTGTTTCAGACCAGAGTTCTTGGAGCTAAAGAGGTTCTCAACGAGTCTGTTATGCCTAAGGATAACCAAAAGGCTTGCCTAGTTTCGGAAGACTCGAACAGAAAAGACCAAGAGAGTGAAAAGGCCGTTGTATGTTCTTCTGTTGGCTCGGGTAATAGTCCATCTGAAAGTCCTTTAAAAAGAAAGCATCCTCCTGATGTTCAAGACATTGAGTGTCATAGTGAA GATGTTGAAGGAGAATCAGGAGATGGAAGAAAAGAAGCAGCTCCATCTCGAACCGGCATGGGTTCAAAGAGAAGCCGCTCGGCTGAAGTACATAATCTGTCTGAAAGG AGACGGCGTGATAGGATTAACGAGAAGATGCGTGCTCTTCAAGAACTCATACCAAACTGCAACAAG GTGGATAAAGCTTCGATGCTAGATGAAGCAATCGAGTATCTCAAGTCACTTCAACTTCAAGTACAG TTCATGTCAATGGCGTCTGGTTACTACATGCCACCGGTTATGTTCCCACCGGGTATGGGGCATCATTACCAGGCAGCAGCAATGGCAATGGGTATGGGAATGCCTTATGCAATGGGCTTGCCAGATATCAACCGTGGCGGTCCCTCCGTTAACAACGCACCACAGTTCCAGTTCCCCGGGATGCAACAACCTGTGACCATGGCGCTTCCACGTGTCTCTGCTGGTGGTCTCTTCGGTTCTTCAACGGTGGAGATGAATAAGAGTGGTGATGGTTCGACTAGAGATCTACCAGGTACTAACGATCAAACGACGACAAAGAGTAACAATGGCCTGAAACCAATTAAGAGAAAACAAGCGTCTCCTCCTGATCAGTTTTGTGGATCGTCGTAA
- the LOC108815296 gene encoding transcription factor PIF3 isoform X1 — protein MLRGSHFISSPPTSISPVSSNPLFSQDQLTMPLFELFRLTNTKFESAQDNNPSPPVDEVVELVWENGQISTQTQSNRSRNIPPPPPPGQESSSRAREIVNGSKTTMVEEIPMSVPSLMTGLSQDDDLVPWLNPHHQSLDGYCSDFLHDVSPVAVDEQESEDAFPLFQRRDNGNESAPPADSTSLQFNGFQSHSLYGSGRARDPPVSQPAKPDPSTSNKPGLINFSHFLRTAASAKTNDSPPGSKEKSPQCPPNVFQTRVLGAKEVLNESVMPKDNQKACLVSEDSNRKDQESEKAVVCSSVGSGNSPSESPLKRKHPPDVQDIECHSEDVEGESGDGRKEAAPSRTGMGSKRSRSAEVHNLSERRRRDRINEKMRALQELIPNCNKVDKASMLDEAIEYLKSLQLQVQFMSMASGYYMPPVMFPPGMGHHYQAAAMAMGMGMPYAMGLPDINRGGPSVNNAPQFQFPGMQQPVTMALPRVSAGGLFGSSTVEMNKSGDGSTRDLPGTNDQTTTKSNNGLKPIKRKQASPPDQFCGSS, from the exons ATGCTTCGAGGATCTCACTTTATATCTTCCCCACCGACTTCGATTTCTCCAGTTTCCAGTAATCCTCTGTTTTCTCAG gATCAACTCACCATGCCTCTGTTTGAGCTTTTCAGGCTCACCAATACAAAATTTGAATCTGCTCAAGACAATAACCCTTCCCC ACCTGTGGATGAAGTTGTTGAGCTGGTTTGGGAAAACGGTCAGATTTCAACTCAAACCCAGTCAAACAGATCGAGGAACattccaccaccaccaccaccaggaCAAGAAAGCTCTTCGAGAGCTAGAGAGATTGTAAACGGCTCAAAGACAACGATGGTGGAGGAGATCCCAATGTCAGTGCCCTCACTAATGACGGGTTTGAGTCAAGACGATGACTTGGTTCCGTGGCTGAATCCTCATCATCAATCCCTAGATGGATACTGCTCTGATTTCTTGCATGATGTTTCTCCTGTTGCTGTCGATGAGCAAGAGAGCGAAGATGCTTTCCCGTTGTTTCAGAGGAGAGACAATGGCAATGAATCAGCTCCCCCTGCTGATTCTACTTCATTACAGTTCAACGGTTTCCAATCACATTCTCTGTATGGAAGCGGTAGAGCTAGAGATCCTCCTGTTAGCCAACCAGCAAAACCGGATCCATCAACTAGTAACAAGCCTGGTTTGATCAACTTCTCGCATTTCTTACGCACTGCAGCTTCGGCTAAGACCAATGATTCTCCTCCTGGCTCTAAAGAGAAGAGCCCTCAATGCCCGCCGAATGTGTTTCAGACCAGAGTTCTTGGAGCTAAAGAGGTTCTCAACGAGTCTGTTATGCCTAAGGATAACCAAAAGGCTTGCCTAGTTTCGGAAGACTCGAACAGAAAAGACCAAGAGAGTGAAAAGGCCGTTGTATGTTCTTCTGTTGGCTCGGGTAATAGTCCATCTGAAAGTCCTTTAAAAAGAAAGCATCCTCCTGATGTTCAAGACATTGAGTGTCATAGTGAA GATGTTGAAGGAGAATCAGGAGATGGAAGAAAAGAAGCAGCTCCATCTCGAACCGGCATGGGTTCAAAGAGAAGCCGCTCGGCTGAAGTACATAATCTGTCTGAAAGG AGACGGCGTGATAGGATTAACGAGAAGATGCGTGCTCTTCAAGAACTCATACCAAACTGCAACAAG GTGGATAAAGCTTCGATGCTAGATGAAGCAATCGAGTATCTCAAGTCACTTCAACTTCAAGTACAG TTCATGTCAATGGCGTCTGGTTACTACATGCCACCGGTTATGTTCCCACCGGGTATGGGGCATCATTACCAGGCAGCAGCAATGGCAATGGGTATGGGAATGCCTTATGCAATGGGCTTGCCAGATATCAACCGTGGCGGTCCCTCCGTTAACAACGCACCACAGTTCCAGTTCCCCGGGATGCAACAACCTGTGACCATGGCGCTTCCACGTGTCTCTGCTGGTGGTCTCTTCGGTTCTTCAACGGTGGAGATGAATAAGAGTGGTGATGGTTCGACTAGAGATCTACCAGGTACTAACGATCAAACGACGACAAAGAGTAACAATGGCCTGAAACCAATTAAGAGAAAACAAGCGTCTCCTCCTGATCAGTTTTGTGGATCGTCGTAA
- the LOC130494263 gene encoding phenylacetaldehyde reductase-like isoform X1, with protein sequence MLYFFISGLSKIEHLLALEGAKERLKLFKADLLEECSFEQAIEGCDAVFHTASPVKFIVTDPQTELIDPAVKGTINVLNTCKKTSSVKRVILTSSTVAVLIRQPPLGPNDVVDETFFSDPNYCMETKFWYPLSKTLAENAAWQFAKDNGMDLIALVPGFIIGPLLQPTLNYSVEKIVDIINGKNPFYSINYRFVDVRDVALAHVKALETPSANGRYIMDGPSMTIYDIKETMRKLFPDLCIANTIEEVEIKEYTYKVDVGKVKSLGVEFTPPESSLRDTIVSLKEKCLL encoded by the exons atgttatattttttcattagCGGACTCAGCAAAATAGAACATCTTCTTGCACTTGAGGGTGCAAAAGAAAGACTTAAACTGTTCAAAGCAGATCTTTTGGAAGAATGTTCCTTTGAGCAAGCTATCGAAGGTTGTGATGCCGTCTTCCATACAGCTTCTCCGGTTAAGTTCATCGTCACGGATCCTCAG ACTGAGCTGATAGATCCAGCCGTAAAGGGTACTATTAACGTCCTTAACACATGCAAGAAAACTTCCTCAGTCAAAAGAGTCATTCTAACGTCGTCCACGGTTGCGGTTCTTATTCGTCAACCACCTTTGGGGCCAAACGACGTGGTGGACGAAACCTTCTTCTCCGATCCAAATTATTGCATGGAAACAAAG TTCTGGTATCCACTGTCAAAGACTTTGGCTGAGAATGCAGCGTGGCAATTTGCCAAAGACAACGGAATGGACTTGATCGCGCTAGTTCCAGGATTTATAATCGGGCCACTTTTGCAACCTACCCTTAATTATTCGGTAGAGAAAATTGTAGATATTATAAATGGTAAGAACCCTTTCTACTCTATAAACTACAGGTTCGTGGACGTGAGAGATGTTGCTTTGGCTCATGTCAAAGCGTTGGAGACTCCTTCGGCCAATGGCAGATACATAATGGATGGCCCAAGTATGACGATATACGACATTAAAGAGACTATGCGTAAATTATTTCCAGATTTGTGTATTGCTAATAC GATAGAAGAAGTTGAGATAAAAGAATATACTTACAAAGTGGATGTGGGGAAAGTGAAGAGCTTGGGAGTTGAGTTCACTCCTCCCGAATCAAGCCTTAGAGACACTATCGTTAGCCTCAAGGAAAAATGTCTCTTATGA
- the LOC130495443 gene encoding uncharacterized protein At4g04775-like, whose translation MSHESGNSSGVSTGRARGRVVGVPKRCWCGELVIPLMSNSKPNPCRRYFRCAFAAEKRLSNDNHSYKWVDEALLDEVEALSFRIGRLEQGMLTGRVEEERDAQEEKTKFEEFGLKLETEISARMEDVVNEVKSEVKKALVLVVLGCVGMVVLAKIL comes from the exons ATGAGTCATGAATCGGGAAATTCGAGTGGAGTCTCTACGGGTCGAGCAAGAGGTCGTGTTGTTGGTGTTCCGAAGAGATGTTGGTGTGGAGAATTAGTTATCCCCTTGATGTCAAATTCGAAGCCAAATCCTTGCAGAAGATACTTTCGTTGTGCTTTTGCGGCAGAGAAAAGG CTGAGTAATGATAATCACAGTTACAAATGGGTTGATGAGGCTTTGTTGGATGAGGTTGAAGCATTGTCGTTTAGGATAGGGAGACTTGAACAGGGCATGTTGACTGGTCGTGTGGAAGAAGAAAGGGATGCCCAAGAAGAGAAGACAAAGTTTGAAGAGTTTGGATTGAAGTTAGAGACCGAGATTTCTGCAAGAATGGAAGATGTTGTGAATGAAGTCAAAAGTGAGGTGAAGAAGGCGCTGGTGCTTGTTGTTTTAGGATGTGTGGGGATGGTTGTGTTGGCTAAGATACTATAA
- the LOC108815296 gene encoding transcription factor PIF3 isoform X2 encodes MPLFELFRLTNTKFESAQDNNPSPPVDEVVELVWENGQISTQTQSNRSRNIPPPPPPGQESSSRAREIVNGSKTTMVEEIPMSVPSLMTGLSQDDDLVPWLNPHHQSLDGYCSDFLHDVSPVAVDEQESEDAFPLFQRRDNGNESAPPADSTSLQFNGFQSHSLYGSGRARDPPVSQPAKPDPSTSNKPGLINFSHFLRTAASAKTNDSPPGSKEKSPQCPPNVFQTRVLGAKEVLNESVMPKDNQKACLVSEDSNRKDQESEKAVVCSSVGSGNSPSESPLKRKHPPDVQDIECHSEDVEGESGDGRKEAAPSRTGMGSKRSRSAEVHNLSERRRRDRINEKMRALQELIPNCNKVDKASMLDEAIEYLKSLQLQVQFMSMASGYYMPPVMFPPGMGHHYQAAAMAMGMGMPYAMGLPDINRGGPSVNNAPQFQFPGMQQPVTMALPRVSAGGLFGSSTVEMNKSGDGSTRDLPGTNDQTTTKSNNGLKPIKRKQASPPDQFCGSS; translated from the exons ATGCCTCTGTTTGAGCTTTTCAGGCTCACCAATACAAAATTTGAATCTGCTCAAGACAATAACCCTTCCCC ACCTGTGGATGAAGTTGTTGAGCTGGTTTGGGAAAACGGTCAGATTTCAACTCAAACCCAGTCAAACAGATCGAGGAACattccaccaccaccaccaccaggaCAAGAAAGCTCTTCGAGAGCTAGAGAGATTGTAAACGGCTCAAAGACAACGATGGTGGAGGAGATCCCAATGTCAGTGCCCTCACTAATGACGGGTTTGAGTCAAGACGATGACTTGGTTCCGTGGCTGAATCCTCATCATCAATCCCTAGATGGATACTGCTCTGATTTCTTGCATGATGTTTCTCCTGTTGCTGTCGATGAGCAAGAGAGCGAAGATGCTTTCCCGTTGTTTCAGAGGAGAGACAATGGCAATGAATCAGCTCCCCCTGCTGATTCTACTTCATTACAGTTCAACGGTTTCCAATCACATTCTCTGTATGGAAGCGGTAGAGCTAGAGATCCTCCTGTTAGCCAACCAGCAAAACCGGATCCATCAACTAGTAACAAGCCTGGTTTGATCAACTTCTCGCATTTCTTACGCACTGCAGCTTCGGCTAAGACCAATGATTCTCCTCCTGGCTCTAAAGAGAAGAGCCCTCAATGCCCGCCGAATGTGTTTCAGACCAGAGTTCTTGGAGCTAAAGAGGTTCTCAACGAGTCTGTTATGCCTAAGGATAACCAAAAGGCTTGCCTAGTTTCGGAAGACTCGAACAGAAAAGACCAAGAGAGTGAAAAGGCCGTTGTATGTTCTTCTGTTGGCTCGGGTAATAGTCCATCTGAAAGTCCTTTAAAAAGAAAGCATCCTCCTGATGTTCAAGACATTGAGTGTCATAGTGAA GATGTTGAAGGAGAATCAGGAGATGGAAGAAAAGAAGCAGCTCCATCTCGAACCGGCATGGGTTCAAAGAGAAGCCGCTCGGCTGAAGTACATAATCTGTCTGAAAGG AGACGGCGTGATAGGATTAACGAGAAGATGCGTGCTCTTCAAGAACTCATACCAAACTGCAACAAG GTGGATAAAGCTTCGATGCTAGATGAAGCAATCGAGTATCTCAAGTCACTTCAACTTCAAGTACAG TTCATGTCAATGGCGTCTGGTTACTACATGCCACCGGTTATGTTCCCACCGGGTATGGGGCATCATTACCAGGCAGCAGCAATGGCAATGGGTATGGGAATGCCTTATGCAATGGGCTTGCCAGATATCAACCGTGGCGGTCCCTCCGTTAACAACGCACCACAGTTCCAGTTCCCCGGGATGCAACAACCTGTGACCATGGCGCTTCCACGTGTCTCTGCTGGTGGTCTCTTCGGTTCTTCAACGGTGGAGATGAATAAGAGTGGTGATGGTTCGACTAGAGATCTACCAGGTACTAACGATCAAACGACGACAAAGAGTAACAATGGCCTGAAACCAATTAAGAGAAAACAAGCGTCTCCTCCTGATCAGTTTTGTGGATCGTCGTAA
- the LOC130499494 gene encoding uncharacterized protein LOC130499494, protein MEPWSDVNVEWNDVPAFDPGTPDSPDIDSDGEDRRERNDYNIEKDAMNFVDEPPVKHNLYPETESDEEADVEENQRKEVQRTIYRRDQFRRGSGELFVGQVFINGIAFKEAVLDYALKTGRNIKQNRYDSTKIGFVCEGKGCSWRVYASVAAKYPNKWQVKIMKKDHTCVPTGTCEMLKVPQIARLFVDKIREEPEYFMPMKMEELVMEKWKINVSRPQCQHARNKAVRWIAREYDEQFGRLNNSTESFNNSIGKARDKPFVPMLETIARLAMVRIAKRDVICSSYEGICTPYVVEMLEKLHQKASESTIRPSTNQTYECTTSYGCAHRVNLESRTCSCRRWEITGIPCEHAYGVMLKKGLEAQDYVVHWFKTPTWRRTYAEGIVPLRGAKFWPVGEEPSIIEPVIPDQPGRKKVTKADKKRKRGVNESPSKKKDKTLKRIMHCGQCGAANHNIRFHKNKTFVSGESSQPEASQGVCTQGSQSRK, encoded by the exons ATGGAGCCATGGTCTGATGTGAATGTAGAGTGGAATGATGTACCTGCTTTCGATCCGGGGACACCTGATTCTCCTGATATTGACTCTGATGGTGAAGATAGAAGAGAGCGCAACGACTACAACATTGAGAAGGATGCCATGAACTTTGTTGATGAGCCTCCAGTGAAGCATAACCTGTATCCAGAGACAGAATCAGATGAAGAGGCAGACGTGGAAGAGAATCAGAGAAAAGAGGTTCAGAGAACTATCTACAGGCGCGATCAGTTTAGAAGAGGCAGTGGGGAGTTGTTTGTTGGGCAGGTGTTCATCAATGGAATTGCGTTTAAGGAAGCAGTGCTCGATTATGCTCTGAAAACGGGAAGGAACATCAAGCAGAATCGATATGACAGCACAAAGATCGGATTTGTATGTGAAGGCAAAGGTTGCTCGTGGCGCGTCTACGCCTCAGTTGCAGCAAAGTATCCCAACAAATGGCAGGTGAAAATCATGAAGAAGGATCATACTTGTGTTCCTACAGGTACTTGTGAGATGCTTAAAGTTCCACAAATAGCTCGCTTGTTTGTTGACAAGATCAGAGAAGAACCAGAATATTTCATGCCCATGAAGATGGAGGAGCTTGTTATGGAGAAATGGAAGATCAATGTTAGTAGGCCGCAATGCCAACATGCTAGGAACAAGGCGGTCAGATGGATTGCAAGAGAGTATGATGAGCAGTTTGGGCGGTTGAACAATTCAACCGAGTCATTCAACAACTCCATAGGTAAAGCCCGAGACAAACCCTTTGTACCTATGTTGGAGACAATAGCTCGCTTGGCAATGGTTCGTATAGCGAAAAGGGATGTCATCTGCAGCAGTTACGAAGGGATTTGCACACCGTATGTCGTTGAGATGCTCGAGAAGTTGCACCAGAAAGCTTCAGAATCGACGATTAGACCTTCCACCAACCAGACATATGAATGTACTACTAGCTATGGCTGTGCACATAGGGTTAACTTGGAGAGTAGAACTTGTAGTTGCAGGAGATGGGAGATTACAGGGATCCCTTGTGAGCACGCCTATGGAGTTATGTTGAAGAAAGGTCTAGAGGCTCAAGACTATGTGGTTCACTGGTTTAAGACACCTACGTGGAGGCGTACGTATGCTGAAGGGATTGTACCATTGCGTGGAGCAAAGTTCTGGCCCGTAGGAGAAGAACCATCTATAATTGAACCTGTGATCCCAGATCAACCAGGCCGTAAGAAGGTGACTAAAGCAGataaaaagaggaagagaggagtCAATGAATCACCATCGAAGAAAAAAGACAAGACCTTGAAGCGGATCATGCACTGTGGGCAATGTGGTGCTGCTAATCATAACATCAGGTTCCATAAGAACAAG ACTTTTGTGAGTGGTGAATCTTCTCAGCCTGAAGCCTCCCAAGGTGTTTGCACTCAAGGCTCTCAGTCTAGGAAGTGA
- the LOC130508942 gene encoding phenylacetaldehyde reductase-like gives MNGGGKVVCVTGASGYIASWIVKLLLLRGYTVRATVRNPTDTAKTEHLLALEGAKERLKLFKADLLEECSFEQAIEGCDAVFHTAAPVKYIVTDPQTELIDPIVKGTINVLNACKKTSSVKRVIVTSSTAAVLVRQPPLEPNDVVDESFFSDPSVCTEFKLWYPLSKTLAENAAWQFTKDHGMDMVVIIPGFVIGPLLPPTLNFSAGFIVDMINGKNPFNFINYRFVDVRDVALAHVKALETPSANGRYLIDGPTSMTINDIQKTMRELFPDLRIADTINGESEMKDIMKKEIIYKVCVEKVKNLGVEFTPLESSLRDTIISLKEKCLL, from the exons ATGAACGGCGGAGGTAAGGTGGTCTGCGTCACCGGAGCTTCCGGTTACATAGCTTCTTGGATTGTTAAGCTTTTGCTCCTCCGTGGCTACACCGTCAGGGCTACCGTTCGAAACCCAA cGGACACGGCGAAAACAGAACATCTTCTTGCACTTGAGGGTGCAAAAGAAAGACTTAAACTGTTCAAAGCAGATCTTCTGGAAGAGTGTTCCTTCGAGCAAGCAATTGAAGGTTGTGACGCTGTCTTTCATACGGCTGCTCCGGTCAAGTACATCGTCACGGATCCTCAG ACTGAGCTAATAGATCCAATCGTAAAGGGTACCATCAACGTCCTTAACGCATGCAAGAAAACTTCCTCCGTCAAAAGAGTCATTGTAACATCGTCCACTGCTGCGGTTCTTGTTCGTCAACCCCCTTTGGAGCCAAATGACGTGGTTGACGAGTCTTTCTTCTCTGATCCAAGTGTCTGCACCGAATTTAAG ttATGGTATCCACTCTCCAAAACTTTGGCAGAGAATGCAGCTTGGCAATTTACCAAAGACCATGGAATGGACATGGTCGTGATAATTCCAGGATTTGTAATCGGGCCACTTTTGCCACCAACACTTAATTTTTCGGCTGGATTCATTGTGGATATGATAAACGGTAAGAACCCTTTCAACTTCATAAACTACAGGTTTGTGGACGTGAGAGATGTTGCCTTGGCTCATGTCAAAGCGTTGGAGACTCCTTCGGCCAATGGCAGATATCTCATTGATGGCCCGACAAGTATGACGATAAACGACATTCAAAAGACTATGCGTGAATTATTTCCAGATTTGCGTATTGCTGATAC GATTAATGGAGAAAGTGAGATGAAAGATATCATGAAGAAAGAAATCATTTACAAAGTGTGTGTGGAGAAAGTGAAGAATCTGGGAGTTGAGTTCACTCCTCTCGAGTCAAGCCTTAGAGACACTATCATTAGCCTCAAAGAAAAATGTCTCTTATGA